From Phycodurus eques isolate BA_2022a chromosome 13, UOR_Pequ_1.1, whole genome shotgun sequence, a single genomic window includes:
- the LOC133411941 gene encoding activated CDC42 kinase 1-like isoform X10: protein MGETAEYQRLQETSESDYHCVSSEDEEKRRRRTMTKQLAPLPRNFKKLGNNMQSEEGTEWLQELLVEVQLQQYFLRIRDDLNVTRLSHFDYVKNEDLEKIGMGRPGQRRLLEAVKRRKAMCKRKSWMCKVFSGKRPDGLDFPTQGQPASSFRKVSPTRPLGLPDGVLASQPAGEAPLDDQQQALTCLITEKDLTLFEKLGDGSFGVVKRGEWLTPAGKMINVAVKCLKTDVLSQPDSLEDFISEVNAMHSLDHQNLIRLYGVVLTHPMKMVTELAPLGSLLERLRCVRPQGPVPIHTLCQYAVQVACGMAYLEQRRFIHRDLAARNVLLASAHRVKIGDFGLMRALPNNHEHYVMQEHRKVPFAWCAPESLKTRTFSHATDTWMFGVTLWEMFTHGQEPWLGLNGSQILHKIDKESERLPKPEDCPRDIYNVMLQCWAPKSEDRPTFVALREFLLESMPTDMCALQDFHEQDKLLIQIDDVITIFEGRAENYWWRGQNKRTLKVGQFPRHVVTSVAGLSAHDISRPLKNSFIHTGHGDANPHRCWGFPDRIDDLYLGNPMDPPDVLGLDLSGARPTRLPGRAKKEPPQPAMVIQKPCYDPVHQDDDLTSAALTRLSLGKASAVKGLKLRPTAWVSSSKQGSDKTSESSHYPWREVSLIDFGEELPPPTPSPSPGGEIPIPCLAKLVLGAENLLDRTPPQSPSRSLPRPLHPTPVVDWDARPLPRPPAYDDVAQDEDDVEVSSINGMELQHSEEQKEVHFPEEDNASAQKVEGLEDNLFLPSMHSQGPTTSFSQSAEIFQELQQECMRRLNVPTGQSSAACLRAHLPSSEDKPQIPPRVPIPPRPIKRGDCSSARRSGDLSLSPTPADVAEDISCSERDRPPRIPPREPLSQPGSRTPSPKGPEVGSPQPAVCSASPTPLTACPSAQAQSSYLSTSPGIFMPTTHSFASDPKYAAPKVIQAPGREFANKGPCILPIVRDGRKGGREPERQRCGGRTALMAVLHH from the exons AAACTGGGCAATAATATGCAGAGTGAGGAAGGCACAGAATGGCTGCAGGAGCTGCTGGTCGAAGTGCAGTTGCAGCAGTACTTCCTGCGAATCAGAGATGACCTCAATGTCACACGGCTCTCCCATTTTGACTACGTCAAGAATGAAGACCTGGAGAAGATTGGCATGGGTCGACCTG ggcagcgACGACTGTTGGAGGCTGTAAAGAGGAGGAAAGCGATGTGCAAGCGCAAGTCCTGGATGTGCAAG GTGTTTAGCGGTAAGCGTCCAGACGGGCTAGACTTTCCCACGCAGGGCCAGCCCGCTTCCTCCTTCCGTAAAGTGTCTCCCACACGTCCCCTGGGCTTGCCGGACGGGGTCCTGGCCTCGCAGCCCGCTGGAGAGGCTCCTCTCGATGACCAACAGCAGGCCCTGACTTGCCTCATCACAGAGAAGGACCTGACTCTCTTCGAGAAGCTCGGGGATGGATCTTTTGGCGTTGTGAAGAGAGGAGAGTGGCTGACTCCCGCAGGAAAGATG ATTAATGTAGCTGTAAAGTGCTTGAAGACGGATGTGCTCAGCCAGCCTGACTCTCTGGAGGATTTCATCTCTGAGGTCAACGCCATGCACTCGCTGGATCACCAGAACCTCATTCGCCTCTACGGTGTGGTGCTCACACACCCAATGAAGATG GTGACGGAGCTCGCTCCGCTAGGTTCTCTGCTGGAGCGCTTGCGCTGCGTGCGTCCACAGGGGCCCGTGCCGATCCACACTCTGTGTCAGTATGCTGTGCAGGTGGCCTGCGGCATGGCCTATCTGGAGCAGAGGCGCTTCATCCACCGGGATCTGGCCGCCAG AAACGTCCTGCTGGCATCAGCTCACAGAGTGAAGATCGGCGATTTTGGCCTGATGAGGGCACTGCCGAACAATCATGAGCATTACGTCATGCAGGAACACCGGAAGGTTCCCTTTGCGTG GTGCGCGCCTGAGAGTCTGAAGACCAGAACCTTCTCTCATGCTACTGACACGTGGATGTTTGGCGTGACGCTATGGGAGATGTTCACACATGGCCAGGAGCCTTGGTTAGGCCTTAATGGGAGCCAG ATCCTGCATAAGATTGATAAAGAAAGTGAACGTCTCCCTAAGCCAGAAGACTGTCCGCGGGATATTTACAATGTCATGTTGCAGTGCTGGGCACCGAAATCGGAGGACAGACCAACTTTTGTTGCCCTACGGGAGTTCTTGCTGGAG AGCATGCCGACGGACATGTGTGCGCTGCAGGACTTCCACGAGCAAGATAAGCTCCTGATCCAgattgatgatgtcatcacaatCTTTGAGGGCAG AGCCGAGAACTATTGGTGGCGAGGTCAAAATAAACGTACCCTCAAGGTGGGGCAGTTTCCCAGGCACGTGGTGACATCGGTGGCGGGTTTGTCAGCTCACGACATCAGCCGACCACTCAAGAACAGCTTCATCCACACCGGTCATGGAGATGCCAACCCTCATCGCTGCTGGGGCTTCCCGGACAGGATCGATGA TTTGTATCTTGGGAATCCCATGGATCCTCCTGATGTTCTCGGTTTGGACCTCAGTGGAGCTCGGCCCACTCGGCTACCGGGGCGAGCAAAAA AAGAGCCTCCTCAGCCAGCGATGGTAATCCAGA AGCCTTGTTACGATCCTGTGCATCAGGACGACGACTTGACATCGGCAGCATTGACGAGACTGTCACTTGGGAAAGCGAGCGCTGTCAAAGGCCTCAAACTTCGACCCACGGCCTGGGTCTCTTCTTCAAAACAGGGGAGTGACAAGACTTCGGAGTCAAGCCACTACCCCTGGAGAGAAGTGTCCCTCATTGACTTTGGGGAGGAGCTCCCCCCGCCCACACCCTCCCCGTCACCTGGGGGGGAAATCCCAATCCCCTGTCTCGCAAAGCTGGTTTTGGGAGCAGAGAATCTCTTGGACCGGACACCACCTCAGAGTCCCTCCAGGTCGTTGCCCCGCCCACTTCACCCCACACCCGTAGTGGACTGGGATGCGCGACCCTTACCGCGACCCCCGGCGTACGACGACGTAGCCCAAGATGAAGACGATGTGGAG GTGAGTTCCATCAATGGCATGGAGCTGCAGCACAGTGAGGAGCAGAAGGAAGTCCATTTTCCAGAGGAGGACAACGCGTCCGCGCAGAAGGTGGAGGGCCTCGAAGATAACCTCTTCCTCCCCAGCATGCACAGCCAGGGCCCGACTACCTCATTTTCCCagtctgcagaaatattccaggAACTCCAGCAAGAGTGCATGAGGAGGCTCAATGTGCCGACAGGTCAGAGTTCAGCCGCGTGTCTGCGGGCGCACCTCCCCTCCTCTGAGGACAAACCCCAGATCCCTCCTCGTGTCCCCATTCCCCCTCGCCCAATTAAAAGGGGCGACTGTTCATCCGCTCGGCGCTCCGGGGACCTCTCGCTGTCCCCGACCCCGGCCGACGTCGCAGAGGACATTTCCTGCTCAGAGCGGGACCGCCCGCCGCGGATCCCTCCGAGGGAACCTTTGTCGCAGCCTGGCTCCAGGACTCCCAGCCCCAAGGGCCCGGAGGTGGGCTCCCCGCAGCCCGCCGTCTGCTCTGCCAGTCCCACCCCCCTTACCGCCTGCCCCTCCGCGCAGGCCCAAAGCTCCTACCTCTCCACCTCTCCCGGTATATTCATGCCCACTACGCACAGCTTTGCCTCTGATCCCAAATACGCTGCACCCAAAGTGATCCAGGCGCCGGGCAGGGAGTTTGCGAACAAGGGCCCCTGCATCCTCCCCATAGTCCGTGACGGACGAAAG GGAGGCCGAGAGCCTGAGCGTCAGCGGTGCGGAGGACGGACGGCAC TAATGGCAGTCCTGCACCACTGA
- the LOC133411941 gene encoding activated CDC42 kinase 1-like isoform X9 gives MGETAEYQRLQETSESDYHCVSSEDEEKRRRRTMTKQLAPLPRNFKKLGNNMQSEEGTEWLQELLVEVQLQQYFLRIRDDLNVTRLSHFDYVKNEDLEKIGMGRPGQRRLLEAVKRRKAMCKRKSWMCKVFSGKRPDGLDFPTQGQPASSFRKVSPTRPLGLPDGVLASQPAGEAPLDDQQQALTCLITEKDLTLFEKLGDGSFGVVKRGEWLTPAGKMINVAVKCLKTDVLSQPDSLEDFISEVNAMHSLDHQNLIRLYGVVLTHPMKMVTELAPLGSLLERLRCVRPQGPVPIHTLCQYAVQVACGMAYLEQRRFIHRDLAARNVLLASAHRVKIGDFGLMRALPNNHEHYVMQEHRKVPFAWCAPESLKTRTFSHATDTWMFGVTLWEMFTHGQEPWLGLNGSQILHKIDKESERLPKPEDCPRDIYNVMLQCWAPKSEDRPTFVALREFLLESMPTDMCALQDFHEQDKLLIQIDDVITIFEGRAENYWWRGQNKRTLKVGQFPRHVVTSVAGLSAHDISRPLKNSFIHTGHGDANPHRCWGFPDRIDDLYLGNPMDPPDVLGLDLSGARPTRLPGRAKKEPPQPAMVIQKPCYDPVHQDDDLTSAALTRLSLGKASAVKGLKLRPTAWVSSSKQGSDKTSESSHYPWREVSLIDFGEELPPPTPSPSPGGEIPIPCLAKLVLGAENLLDRTPPQSPSRSLPRPLHPTPVVDWDARPLPRPPAYDDVAQDEDDVEVSSINGMELQHSEEQKEVHFPEEDNASAQKVEGLEDNLFLPSMHSQGPTTSFSQSAEIFQELQQECMRRLNVPTGQSSAACLRAHLPSSEDKPQIPPRVPIPPRPIKRGDCSSARRSGDLSLSPTPADVAEDISCSERDRPPRIPPREPLSQPGSRTPSPKGPEVGSPQPAVCSASPTPLTACPSAQAQSSYLSTSPGIFMPTTHSFASDPKYAAPKVIQAPGREFANKGPCILPIVRDGRKVSNTHYYLLPERPPYLDKYGRFFREAESLSVSGAEDGRH, from the exons AAACTGGGCAATAATATGCAGAGTGAGGAAGGCACAGAATGGCTGCAGGAGCTGCTGGTCGAAGTGCAGTTGCAGCAGTACTTCCTGCGAATCAGAGATGACCTCAATGTCACACGGCTCTCCCATTTTGACTACGTCAAGAATGAAGACCTGGAGAAGATTGGCATGGGTCGACCTG ggcagcgACGACTGTTGGAGGCTGTAAAGAGGAGGAAAGCGATGTGCAAGCGCAAGTCCTGGATGTGCAAG GTGTTTAGCGGTAAGCGTCCAGACGGGCTAGACTTTCCCACGCAGGGCCAGCCCGCTTCCTCCTTCCGTAAAGTGTCTCCCACACGTCCCCTGGGCTTGCCGGACGGGGTCCTGGCCTCGCAGCCCGCTGGAGAGGCTCCTCTCGATGACCAACAGCAGGCCCTGACTTGCCTCATCACAGAGAAGGACCTGACTCTCTTCGAGAAGCTCGGGGATGGATCTTTTGGCGTTGTGAAGAGAGGAGAGTGGCTGACTCCCGCAGGAAAGATG ATTAATGTAGCTGTAAAGTGCTTGAAGACGGATGTGCTCAGCCAGCCTGACTCTCTGGAGGATTTCATCTCTGAGGTCAACGCCATGCACTCGCTGGATCACCAGAACCTCATTCGCCTCTACGGTGTGGTGCTCACACACCCAATGAAGATG GTGACGGAGCTCGCTCCGCTAGGTTCTCTGCTGGAGCGCTTGCGCTGCGTGCGTCCACAGGGGCCCGTGCCGATCCACACTCTGTGTCAGTATGCTGTGCAGGTGGCCTGCGGCATGGCCTATCTGGAGCAGAGGCGCTTCATCCACCGGGATCTGGCCGCCAG AAACGTCCTGCTGGCATCAGCTCACAGAGTGAAGATCGGCGATTTTGGCCTGATGAGGGCACTGCCGAACAATCATGAGCATTACGTCATGCAGGAACACCGGAAGGTTCCCTTTGCGTG GTGCGCGCCTGAGAGTCTGAAGACCAGAACCTTCTCTCATGCTACTGACACGTGGATGTTTGGCGTGACGCTATGGGAGATGTTCACACATGGCCAGGAGCCTTGGTTAGGCCTTAATGGGAGCCAG ATCCTGCATAAGATTGATAAAGAAAGTGAACGTCTCCCTAAGCCAGAAGACTGTCCGCGGGATATTTACAATGTCATGTTGCAGTGCTGGGCACCGAAATCGGAGGACAGACCAACTTTTGTTGCCCTACGGGAGTTCTTGCTGGAG AGCATGCCGACGGACATGTGTGCGCTGCAGGACTTCCACGAGCAAGATAAGCTCCTGATCCAgattgatgatgtcatcacaatCTTTGAGGGCAG AGCCGAGAACTATTGGTGGCGAGGTCAAAATAAACGTACCCTCAAGGTGGGGCAGTTTCCCAGGCACGTGGTGACATCGGTGGCGGGTTTGTCAGCTCACGACATCAGCCGACCACTCAAGAACAGCTTCATCCACACCGGTCATGGAGATGCCAACCCTCATCGCTGCTGGGGCTTCCCGGACAGGATCGATGA TTTGTATCTTGGGAATCCCATGGATCCTCCTGATGTTCTCGGTTTGGACCTCAGTGGAGCTCGGCCCACTCGGCTACCGGGGCGAGCAAAAA AAGAGCCTCCTCAGCCAGCGATGGTAATCCAGA AGCCTTGTTACGATCCTGTGCATCAGGACGACGACTTGACATCGGCAGCATTGACGAGACTGTCACTTGGGAAAGCGAGCGCTGTCAAAGGCCTCAAACTTCGACCCACGGCCTGGGTCTCTTCTTCAAAACAGGGGAGTGACAAGACTTCGGAGTCAAGCCACTACCCCTGGAGAGAAGTGTCCCTCATTGACTTTGGGGAGGAGCTCCCCCCGCCCACACCCTCCCCGTCACCTGGGGGGGAAATCCCAATCCCCTGTCTCGCAAAGCTGGTTTTGGGAGCAGAGAATCTCTTGGACCGGACACCACCTCAGAGTCCCTCCAGGTCGTTGCCCCGCCCACTTCACCCCACACCCGTAGTGGACTGGGATGCGCGACCCTTACCGCGACCCCCGGCGTACGACGACGTAGCCCAAGATGAAGACGATGTGGAG GTGAGTTCCATCAATGGCATGGAGCTGCAGCACAGTGAGGAGCAGAAGGAAGTCCATTTTCCAGAGGAGGACAACGCGTCCGCGCAGAAGGTGGAGGGCCTCGAAGATAACCTCTTCCTCCCCAGCATGCACAGCCAGGGCCCGACTACCTCATTTTCCCagtctgcagaaatattccaggAACTCCAGCAAGAGTGCATGAGGAGGCTCAATGTGCCGACAGGTCAGAGTTCAGCCGCGTGTCTGCGGGCGCACCTCCCCTCCTCTGAGGACAAACCCCAGATCCCTCCTCGTGTCCCCATTCCCCCTCGCCCAATTAAAAGGGGCGACTGTTCATCCGCTCGGCGCTCCGGGGACCTCTCGCTGTCCCCGACCCCGGCCGACGTCGCAGAGGACATTTCCTGCTCAGAGCGGGACCGCCCGCCGCGGATCCCTCCGAGGGAACCTTTGTCGCAGCCTGGCTCCAGGACTCCCAGCCCCAAGGGCCCGGAGGTGGGCTCCCCGCAGCCCGCCGTCTGCTCTGCCAGTCCCACCCCCCTTACCGCCTGCCCCTCCGCGCAGGCCCAAAGCTCCTACCTCTCCACCTCTCCCGGTATATTCATGCCCACTACGCACAGCTTTGCCTCTGATCCCAAATACGCTGCACCCAAAGTGATCCAGGCGCCGGGCAGGGAGTTTGCGAACAAGGGCCCCTGCATCCTCCCCATAGTCCGTGACGGACGAAAGGTCAGCAACACTCACTATTACCTTCTGCCAGAGCGGCCGCCCTACCTCGACAAATACGGCCGCTTCTTCAGGGAGGCCGAGAGCCTGAGCGTCAGCGGTGCGGAGGACGGACGGCAC TAA
- the LOC133411941 gene encoding activated CDC42 kinase 1-like isoform X2, whose protein sequence is MGETAEYQRLQETSESDYHCVSSEDEEKRRRRTMTKQLAPLPRNFKKLGNNMQSEEGTEWLQELLVEVQLQQYFLRIRDDLNVTRLSHFDYVKNEDLEKIGMGRPGQRRLLEAVKRRKAMCKRKSWMCKVFSGKRPDGLDFPTQGQPASSFRKVSPTRPLGLPDGVLASQPAGEAPLDDQQQALTCLITEKDLTLFEKLGDGSFGVVKRGEWLTPAGKMINVAVKCLKTDVLSQPDSLEDFISEVNAMHSLDHQNLIRLYGVVLTHPMKMVTELAPLGSLLERLRCVRPQGPVPIHTLCQYAVQVACGMAYLEQRRFIHRDLAARNVLLASAHRVKIGDFGLMRALPNNHEHYVMQEHRKVPFAWCAPESLKTRTFSHATDTWMFGVTLWEMFTHGQEPWLGLNGSQILHKIDKESERLPKPEDCPRDIYNVMLQCWAPKSEDRPTFVALREFLLESMPTDMCALQDFHEQDKLLIQIDDVITIFEGRAENYWWRGQNKRTLKVGQFPRHVVTSVAGLSAHDISRPLKNSFIHTGHGDANPHRCWGFPDRIDDLYLGNPMDPPDVLGLDLSGARPTRLPGRAKKPPQPAMVIQKPCYDPVHQDDDLTSAALTRLSLGKASAVKGLKLRPTAWVSSSKQGSDKTSESSHYPWREVSLIDFGEELPPPTPSPSPGGEIPIPCLAKLVLGAENLLDRTPPQSPSRSLPRPLHPTPVVDWDARPLPRPPAYDDVAQDEDDVEVSSINGMELQHSEEQKEVHFPEEDNASAQKVEGLEDNLFLPSMHSQGPTTSFSQSAEIFQELQQECMRRLNVPTGQSSAACLRAHLPSSEDKPQIPPRVPIPPRPIKRGDCSSARRSGDLSLSPTPADVAEDISCSERDRPPRIPPREPLSQPGSRTPSPKGPEVGSPQPAVCSASPTPLTACPSAQAQSSYLSTSPGIFMPTTHSFASDPKYAAPKVIQAPGREFANKGPCILPIVRDGRKVSNTHYYLLPERPPYLDKYGRFFREAESLSVSGAEDGRHVRQANTATVRPMVLGALQGELKANFSTNSNGSPAPLIGPKPSVSPAAACAEGLTTTTAGTASCPRTDGLGNSADRVKVVQAAVHGVTTEECQCALRNHNWNIQKAVHYLKVEQLFCLGLRSGPECRKLLEMCDWNLEVASTQMLSDYGSNAAEAKIAAVRTSQTR, encoded by the exons AAACTGGGCAATAATATGCAGAGTGAGGAAGGCACAGAATGGCTGCAGGAGCTGCTGGTCGAAGTGCAGTTGCAGCAGTACTTCCTGCGAATCAGAGATGACCTCAATGTCACACGGCTCTCCCATTTTGACTACGTCAAGAATGAAGACCTGGAGAAGATTGGCATGGGTCGACCTG ggcagcgACGACTGTTGGAGGCTGTAAAGAGGAGGAAAGCGATGTGCAAGCGCAAGTCCTGGATGTGCAAG GTGTTTAGCGGTAAGCGTCCAGACGGGCTAGACTTTCCCACGCAGGGCCAGCCCGCTTCCTCCTTCCGTAAAGTGTCTCCCACACGTCCCCTGGGCTTGCCGGACGGGGTCCTGGCCTCGCAGCCCGCTGGAGAGGCTCCTCTCGATGACCAACAGCAGGCCCTGACTTGCCTCATCACAGAGAAGGACCTGACTCTCTTCGAGAAGCTCGGGGATGGATCTTTTGGCGTTGTGAAGAGAGGAGAGTGGCTGACTCCCGCAGGAAAGATG ATTAATGTAGCTGTAAAGTGCTTGAAGACGGATGTGCTCAGCCAGCCTGACTCTCTGGAGGATTTCATCTCTGAGGTCAACGCCATGCACTCGCTGGATCACCAGAACCTCATTCGCCTCTACGGTGTGGTGCTCACACACCCAATGAAGATG GTGACGGAGCTCGCTCCGCTAGGTTCTCTGCTGGAGCGCTTGCGCTGCGTGCGTCCACAGGGGCCCGTGCCGATCCACACTCTGTGTCAGTATGCTGTGCAGGTGGCCTGCGGCATGGCCTATCTGGAGCAGAGGCGCTTCATCCACCGGGATCTGGCCGCCAG AAACGTCCTGCTGGCATCAGCTCACAGAGTGAAGATCGGCGATTTTGGCCTGATGAGGGCACTGCCGAACAATCATGAGCATTACGTCATGCAGGAACACCGGAAGGTTCCCTTTGCGTG GTGCGCGCCTGAGAGTCTGAAGACCAGAACCTTCTCTCATGCTACTGACACGTGGATGTTTGGCGTGACGCTATGGGAGATGTTCACACATGGCCAGGAGCCTTGGTTAGGCCTTAATGGGAGCCAG ATCCTGCATAAGATTGATAAAGAAAGTGAACGTCTCCCTAAGCCAGAAGACTGTCCGCGGGATATTTACAATGTCATGTTGCAGTGCTGGGCACCGAAATCGGAGGACAGACCAACTTTTGTTGCCCTACGGGAGTTCTTGCTGGAG AGCATGCCGACGGACATGTGTGCGCTGCAGGACTTCCACGAGCAAGATAAGCTCCTGATCCAgattgatgatgtcatcacaatCTTTGAGGGCAG AGCCGAGAACTATTGGTGGCGAGGTCAAAATAAACGTACCCTCAAGGTGGGGCAGTTTCCCAGGCACGTGGTGACATCGGTGGCGGGTTTGTCAGCTCACGACATCAGCCGACCACTCAAGAACAGCTTCATCCACACCGGTCATGGAGATGCCAACCCTCATCGCTGCTGGGGCTTCCCGGACAGGATCGATGA TTTGTATCTTGGGAATCCCATGGATCCTCCTGATGTTCTCGGTTTGGACCTCAGTGGAGCTCGGCCCACTCGGCTACCGGGGCGAGCAAAAA AGCCTCCTCAGCCAGCGATGGTAATCCAGA AGCCTTGTTACGATCCTGTGCATCAGGACGACGACTTGACATCGGCAGCATTGACGAGACTGTCACTTGGGAAAGCGAGCGCTGTCAAAGGCCTCAAACTTCGACCCACGGCCTGGGTCTCTTCTTCAAAACAGGGGAGTGACAAGACTTCGGAGTCAAGCCACTACCCCTGGAGAGAAGTGTCCCTCATTGACTTTGGGGAGGAGCTCCCCCCGCCCACACCCTCCCCGTCACCTGGGGGGGAAATCCCAATCCCCTGTCTCGCAAAGCTGGTTTTGGGAGCAGAGAATCTCTTGGACCGGACACCACCTCAGAGTCCCTCCAGGTCGTTGCCCCGCCCACTTCACCCCACACCCGTAGTGGACTGGGATGCGCGACCCTTACCGCGACCCCCGGCGTACGACGACGTAGCCCAAGATGAAGACGATGTGGAG GTGAGTTCCATCAATGGCATGGAGCTGCAGCACAGTGAGGAGCAGAAGGAAGTCCATTTTCCAGAGGAGGACAACGCGTCCGCGCAGAAGGTGGAGGGCCTCGAAGATAACCTCTTCCTCCCCAGCATGCACAGCCAGGGCCCGACTACCTCATTTTCCCagtctgcagaaatattccaggAACTCCAGCAAGAGTGCATGAGGAGGCTCAATGTGCCGACAGGTCAGAGTTCAGCCGCGTGTCTGCGGGCGCACCTCCCCTCCTCTGAGGACAAACCCCAGATCCCTCCTCGTGTCCCCATTCCCCCTCGCCCAATTAAAAGGGGCGACTGTTCATCCGCTCGGCGCTCCGGGGACCTCTCGCTGTCCCCGACCCCGGCCGACGTCGCAGAGGACATTTCCTGCTCAGAGCGGGACCGCCCGCCGCGGATCCCTCCGAGGGAACCTTTGTCGCAGCCTGGCTCCAGGACTCCCAGCCCCAAGGGCCCGGAGGTGGGCTCCCCGCAGCCCGCCGTCTGCTCTGCCAGTCCCACCCCCCTTACCGCCTGCCCCTCCGCGCAGGCCCAAAGCTCCTACCTCTCCACCTCTCCCGGTATATTCATGCCCACTACGCACAGCTTTGCCTCTGATCCCAAATACGCTGCACCCAAAGTGATCCAGGCGCCGGGCAGGGAGTTTGCGAACAAGGGCCCCTGCATCCTCCCCATAGTCCGTGACGGACGAAAGGTCAGCAACACTCACTATTACCTTCTGCCAGAGCGGCCGCCCTACCTCGACAAATACGGCCGCTTCTTCAGGGAGGCCGAGAGCCTGAGCGTCAGCGGTGCGGAGGACGGACGGCACGTACGGCAGGCGAACACCGCTACGGTTCGACCCATGGTGCTCGGCGCTTTGCAGGGGGAGCTGAAGGCCAATTTCTCCACCAACAGTAATGGCAGTCCTGCACCACTGATAGGACCGAAGCCATCAGTTAGTCCCGCCGCGGCTTGTGCAGAAGGtttgacgacgacgacggcagGCACCGCTTCCTGTCCCAGGACGGACGGATTAGGAAACTCAGCTGACAGAGTCAAAGTG GTGCAGGCGGCAGTTCACGGTGTGACGACGGAGGAGTGCCAATGTGCTCTTCGCAACCAcaactggaacattcagaaagcTGTGCATTACCTCAAG GTGGAGCAGTTGTTTTGTTTGGGTCTGAGGAGCGGGCCCGAGTGTCGAAAGCTGCTGGAGATGTGCGACTGGAACCTGGAGGTGGCCAGCACGCAGATGTTGAGTGACTATGGCTCCAACGCAGCAGAG GCAAAAATTGCAGCGGTCCGAACCTCCCAGACACGCTAG